From Maniola jurtina chromosome 7, ilManJurt1.1, whole genome shotgun sequence:
ACCGCAAATAAAGAGAACGCGAACCTTGAACACCATATCTGACAAAATCAATCGGACTCTGAACAAAACTTGACCTAAAAACGGAATTGATGAAACTTACCTGACGATAGTAAAGAACGACAAAATGTACTTACCTGTTAACCTAAATCAATGAGATCTCACATTTGCTCATATCAAACCAAATGATATGAAACCATTAAACAATAGTAACATAAACCGTCACAACGCATAAtaggataaattattatattatctactagGAGTCTGAACATAGATGCTAGACCTAAAAATGGAGTTTATGGAACGTagtagctgatacccgcaacttcgtctgtgtggatttaggtttttaaaattctgtgggaactctttgaatttccgggataaaaagtcgtaTATAACTCTCCAGGTTTCTAACTTTAtcgatacaaaaaatcacgccaatctGTTGCTACATTGTGCCTCGATTGaaaaacaaaccaataaaaaaaCACGCTTTTTTCTGTTCTCCGTTTTATGATGCTAACGCAAAGCTGGGCCCTACAATGAAAAAGATtaccaaaataatttatctatttgGAATTCTCTACGAATTTAGACtaaaatccatacctacttaatattataaatgcgaaagtgtgtctgtctgtctgctaccttttcacggcccaacagtttaaccgattctgacgaaatttggtacacggttagcttatatcccggggacaataggctacttttatcccggaaaatcaaacagttcccacgggatctttaaaaacctaaatctacgcggacgaagtcgcgggcatcctctagtctaatATAAAGCACACGACAAACTGTCAAACTGTCGTAAGAAATGATATTTATCTTCCACTGTTTTTATACACCTACCAGTTGAACTCGAAACAAAATGTGTCCTCAAAAATAAACTGATGAAACCAATCGGCAAGTAGCACAAAACTACAAATTAACGCAACATAGGTACATCTAATACTGCTGTTGCTGTAATGATTGTTACCTCAGACCTTTGCCGGTTACTCGGTCGTAAGGTGACATGTCATAAGTGGCAAAACTTTAAATATGAAGTTTAATTTGCACAACAGCAATGCGCCTACGGCAAAATTAGCACGTTATGTAATAAGCAGCATGCGTAACAATTTGATACGAGAGTTGTCCTTTGACCTTTGATCATCAATAATAACATTACCGTTTTTCATAGTTCATGGTAACGGTTTCTATCAATATCGAATCTAAAATGTTTTTGTTGTAGGTACGGCTTTCCTAATTTTGGTCACTGATTAAATTCTTTAGCTGCAGCTGTAGCTAGTTACTAGTTATTAACACTAACAATAAACCTGTATCCAATATATGGTCAGGCGTTTTGAGACGAagaagtttaaagtttaaaccaaCAATAATGATGGCATACTCCCCTTGAAGGTCGACCACACTAAATGGGTGATCCATATTAGACAGGTTCATCATTTTATCATCAGGTGAGTTTGAGATTGTATAACGCAAGAGTTACAAAAGGTAATATAATCGAAATTGATACCTAGGTTGACCACACTAAACGAGTGATCCATATTAGACGGATTCATCATTTTATCACCAGGTGGGCGTGGGATGGTATGACACATGAGCCACAAAATGGAACACACAATCGAAATAGGGCCTGTCGAGACAGAACTCGAAATGACATCCCCAGACATTCGACATATCCACACAAAATATAAGTTGCACAACGACAGTGTCGACCCAGTATAGAGCCTTTGTCATGTTAAACAACGGGTTAAACTCTTTAACAAACAGATTTAAACCATCTTGAACCGTGTCGTTGCCTGCAATACTTGCATGTTTCGTCAGGTCGCCTGTTTGTTCTTTCTTAGGCAACACAGCAGTTGACAAACGTTTGccgatctttttttttttaattatacctatagttAGCGATGGATTCATGTTCATTAGCGTACTTAGCTTCACTTTGTTCTTAACTTTGCTTTGTTTTTTGTGGTTTTACCTTGCGGTTGGTTAGTTTTCACTTGTCATGAGGGAAATAAAGCAGCAGGCAATATAAAAAGTGCTGTTCCTACGTATTATTTTCATGCTCACTTACTGAGAAATCTGCGCTGTCAGATGAGTTTCGATTCTGATGAAAGCTCGCAACTCTTACGTGAAGTAGCTAGATTTACCATTTTGTTCTCTAATGCAAATAaatcagtaaataaataattatgattgtAATGCAGTCTAAAATCAAATACGTTGTTAACCTTGAAGACAAAGATTATGAAATTGCAGTATTATATCCTAAGTCCGCACCGCTTTGCCGTTAGGGTAGAAATTCGGTATTAAAGTTATAGCCGACCTTGTCATAGTTTAATACAGGTGACTCCTAGTTACAGCGGCCAATCCACTCagccaataataattaatgttttgtATTAATGGATGCATATGATTTTGacaaacaattttttacaaggaaccaaaagcttaatttgctacatctcctgaggatgcttcggtgtcggggcgaaacgtgcgtcgagtgatggtgttggaatttgtgtcgtgctgcgtggtggtggtttatcagtgggagggcgggcggtgcgtgtcgcatgctgcatgttgcaccatacagatttctttgtttggcggattatagcaaattaagcttttggttcctcgTATATCATGGACAtgcgcaaaataacgcctgcttctatactacatttaaacaattttttgataaaaagtttcGGTTAGTCTATGGTCGAGTATACTAAATTGTAACTTAACTATTGATTATTAAGTTATGTTCTTTGTTAATTTCAGATCAAAACACACGATTGGCATATCCCGCGGCCGACTCTATCAAGTAATAATGGAAGCGTTAGTGATGCGCGTTCCCGCGGCGGCTCCGCCTCTAGCCAAGGTTCATCAAGTAATAACAGCACACACGTAAGATGCAACTCACTCATTGTCATGACTCACTAATAGGTACACAACCTACGATCAACGGCCACATTCGAAACGACCGTTTTTATGATGGAATCAGACATGCATTTTTATAGTTCCAAGTATTCGATTATTTTAATGATCTTACCACTGCTCGCGCTATTGTATACTTGATTCACCTGGGTTAATCAACCCAGCTGAATCAAGTCTACGGCACCACATCTTCGAATATCGACGATAATCACATTacaataaaggcgaaagttcttgtctatgtatgtgtgcatgtgtgtatgtttgttaggtaCTCTTTCagtaaaaactactgaacggatttgcctgaaattcggaatggagatagattatacagtggattaacacataggctactttttatcccggaaaatcaaagagttcccacgggatttttaagacaTCTAAATCCactcgaacgaagtcgcgggcatcttacTAGTATTTTTAATCCTAGCaagtttccaattttttttgatcTGTTTGCCTATTCTAAAGTCTAAGTGACTTTTTTCTCATACTTTGAACATTTTTAACGGTTTAGAACATCGTGAACATAAGACGACTAAACGTAAGCCCAACTTCGAAGTGTCGGCGCAGACCGCTAAAGCGTACCCTCGCAGAACTGTCGAGTATCAGATATTGTATACGTAGACCTTGCATACGTATGTATTTACtgcttatcacactaatattataaaggcgaaagtttgtatgtatgtgtgtgtgtgtgtgtgtgtgtgtgtgtgtgtgtgtgtgtgtgtgtgtgtgtgtgtgtgtgtgtgtgtgtgtgtgtgtgtgtgtatgtttgttactccttcacgcaaaaactacttgacggatttggctgaaatttggaatggagatagataatatcctggattagcacataggctactttttatcccggaaaatcaaagagttctcacgggatttcaaacctaaatccacgcgggcgaagtcgcgggcatcggctagtaaaggTATAAATACAGGCTTTAGGCTATAAGATATTATGGCTTGCAGGATACGCAGCACCAAGAACAATAATACGGATGTTACTGTAGCTATTTAAACGCGGATGTACCTTACCTTTACAATTTTACATGTTACGTCACGTGTTTTAACTGAATTGAAAACATTACCTACATCACGTTTGCGGTTTTGATGGCAGACAGTCACAACTTATGCTATCTGGGAATTTCAACTTTttgtacttattaattttttacaaaGAGATGAGAAAATCATTTTGATATTTCGTAAACGTAACTGTGTTTGTATTGTTGTTCTAGTCCCGGAGACTAACAATATTCCGAATCATCAGAATTTCAGAAATTATGCACTTACGTACACAAAGTATAACAATTAATATGTTAAGTACAAAATTATTCATTGTTGTAAATCGCTGATATTGGTCACTACGAAACAGGAACCTACTTACTCATTTTACTCTGCACACTTAATTGTACATACCTACTGAAAAATATACTTGTAATACTCAAAAGTTTCATAGAAAACTTATTACATACGTATCTTCAGTAGAACTCGCAAGATCAGTGCAAAATGCAAAACTATTGGTGTAAGAGTCATTAAAATCGGAGATCAGGAAAATCATCTCTAGAGTGTACAAAGgaacaaaaatagaaaatatataGATTGATGATAACATAACACATCCTTTGTGTTGCACattcgggtaaaaaaaaaataacaactgCCATTATGTTGACTATGTTCCAGTGTGGCACTTTGTtgtgattaaatatttattcttgTACATTCTGGCTTAATTCATTGTACTTAGTCGCTCTTTCAACTAGAATACAGAGGAACTACATACCGAAAATGCAAAAGCATATATAGACACAAACATTGTATTCGGTTTATACGAAATTTCGTATTTTCTTTAAGGTTATAACGGaataattttatgtttacaGAGCGTGTCTTCAGGGTCGTTGCTGTTGAGTGCAGCGCATTTGGCGCGCATGAATGGTAGGAACATACCTCAAGACGAGTTCGCAGGTTACTCAAACAGAACGGCGTACTTAGGACGGAAATCTACCATGTCTACCATGTCTAACGCTGTGGTGTCAATACCCGAGGAGACCCGAGACGCAACGGATACGTTCTGGACAGATGTCAAACGAGGTTCAGTGGAAGGACAGGATGCAGCGTCAGTTGCCAGCTCAACCCATTTCACAGTGGTTAATGGGTTCACGAAGCACCGCCCCAGCAAAGAGCCCAAGTCGTGCTGTTGCAACCATTCGCATCAAATAACTGTACTCGTTATATCGATGACAATCTTATTCTCAGCGTGCATCCTCGCAGCTATATGCTTCGTTGAAAGTAAGTATGAGTTATTATTTTGTGACTGCAATTCCACCAACGTTGAGTGACTTTAACCGAGGACTAAATTGGGCGTAGATagatgatagatagatagatgaaatcattattgcacacaaaaacatgaaaaggaacacaacacaaaaggaagaaacagaaaaaaatgaGACGTAGTgagtttttgtattgaaaacctgCCAAAATCTTTTTACTCTCAGATAAAACATATGCTACATAGGTAAAATCGGCCCTTAGTAGTGCAATTTATTCTTAAGCGTGTGCTTTTGTCAATAGAAAAATTCCGAAAAATATCCAGACTTGGCACCAAATTAAAATTCCACATTTTGCTACCGCATTATTGCATAACCCTATggcctattttattttttaacattctGAAATACTTGCTCACTAAATTCAAAGCTTCTTTTATTTTTGACCATTCGATCTTTACACATACATCATGTTTATTATTTACCCCCATGTTTAAACTTACTAGGTGTGTAGTTAAtacatatttgttttattttattgcagtgCGAATGCGCAGAGAGACCGGGATGTACAAATATTCTTGAGAAAATTGAAGATAGGTGACGACGAAATGGATTTATTTATACTAAATACAATGGAATTGTTAATTCAATGAACCGAACATTACCATCTATTTACGAAAAATTGTACAGAATAATAACCAACTACAAAAGTCTATTACAAAGTCCTGTTTAAAGAACTCGGAATCTTTGAATCTTGGAATAGTTCGAATTTCGAACCTCTGCGAAATCGGTATCTGTGTAACTTTTAAAGTCAGAATTCAGTTTTGTACATTACAAGATGTAGGATAATGGTTTTTAGAATTTGATAGTAGGTTCAAGTTTCAAACAGCATTCAATGATCCAgtgaattcaattaaattattcgATTTTTGTTTCTCGTTTTTTATTTTCGATATTACTATATCGAAAATAAAAAACGAGGAaggaatacataataattttagtaaccGATCAAAGTAATATtctgtaagtaataaaaaaaactgtacctactatttattcaATAATATCTACTATTAATACCATGTATCCCTTAGTGAATCTTTGCCATAGTGTGGCGAATCATTTCTGTTTTCAATAGATTTAATAGAAACATTGAAGTAcagaatttttaattaagtgcaatatattattattctttcaTATCAAGATGTAGGATAAGTTAGAAAAATTtacattaagatttttttaaagttaattattattcactATTTATTTTAGTGCtcaatttattgaaaaatattttgaatttattttacctACTCACATACCTGTGATTGTGTTTAGTTTGTAACTGGGTGAACTACAAACATACAATtcaataagtaataaataacaatacttaattattatttgaggAGAGATTTTTAAGGAAAACTATTTTGTAAcatcttacataatattattatttcacataaatagtttttcttccgtttttgtgatgtattttgtaaataaattaatacttaattattaaccTTATTAATAAGTGAGTAATGAGTATAAATATGTTTCATATTTACATTAATATGGAAAGGATGTAGTTTTAAGTACTGTGTGAAGTTATTGTAAAAAACTGtgataattaaatgaaaataaaatgtgacttatttatttttgaataaaaataacacctctgaagaaataaattaaaagactTCAATTACACTAAATTCGAGGTCCAGACAATAagaatggtaggtacctatgtcaaaaataaattattccagTGGCAGAACATTTTATATGACGCTATTCACACTTGTCTGAAACCGATTTTATGTCAAAAAGGTCTGCCACTGGAAAATCCGATGAAATGACAGCCGACAAGTGGGAACAGGCTGTTAAGTGTAAGGCTTCGTCTTAATAGAACGCGATTGGACGACAATCACTGAATACGCGACGCGATCGTCGCTCACTACCTTATGCAATTCGCGAACTTCAGTTAGGTCACCAGTTCGCTATTAGTATGTTTGATCGCGGATTCATATGAAGATGCGCGGACTTGCGATCGTCGTGTAATCGCGTTTTATTAGGACGACGCCTTACACATATTATGTCTACGTCGAAGTAACATGCAATGACTTACCTCAATCTCTTCCAGAGTTTGGGTCCATCTGTAGTTTTCGAGATCACACCCATTACCAGAGTTAGGTTTGAGCTTGCCTTTTTCTTTAGGATCGTCTTCTTCTTCAGGTGCATCAGCCATTTCAACATCAGCAGGCGCTGCATCTCCACTTCCATTTCCAGTTTCTGAATATAATTTAACAACTTGAGTATACTAAATTAACATAAAGCAAAAATTAATAGGCACGTTTTAAGTCATGGTGTTTCGACTTAGGTCCATGCTTTTCATCAGGTTCAAACTTTAAACTGAAGGCCTAtccatttttttgtattttgttgttTATATGTATAACAATGTAAAACCCTTGACAACACTCGTTAATTTCAGTTACGTAACTATACTCGTGTGGCATCTAGGTCTTTCTtctgttacataatattaagtacctaattgtgTAAAATAAAGTTCATAGGATAAAATACAAAAAGTGTTGGGAAATATATTGTTACTTTATTGGTGTATAGTCCAAAGACttagtctaaactctaaatatatataaaaggaaaagctgactgactgatctatcaaagcacaactcaaactactggagggATCAAGGTGAAAATCATGCAGATTATGACAACGTACAACGAACGACTTTGTCTAAAGGCGCCTTTAAATTTATCGCAAAGTGCTACGCGGATGCAGCGCGGCTACAGCGCTGCGGCTgcgctgctttgtaaatccatagAAATAAAAACGCGTGACTGGGCGCTATACCTGCGCTGCGGATGTGCGTCAGTTCATGAATTGAAATTAAATGGTTTTATAAAGCAGCACAGCGCTGTAGTCGCGCTGCCTCCATAGTAGGAATGATTGTGTATATGGGTGTAAGGATGTTCTAAAGGCAGGTGGTTAAAACCAATAGGGATGTTCTGAAGGCAGGTATTTAAAACctataacttatttattttgaggtgTCAGAT
This genomic window contains:
- the LOC123867272 gene encoding uncharacterized protein LOC123867272 isoform X1, with translation MDSKSPIKTHDWHIPRPTLSSNNGSVSDARSRGGSASSQGSSSNNSTHSVSSGSLLLSAAHLARMNGRNIPQDEFAGYSNRTAYLGRKSTMSTMSNAVVSIPEETRDATDTFWTDVKRGSVEGQDAASVASSTHFTVVNGFTKHRPSKEPKSCCCNHSHQITVLVISMTILFSACILAAICFVEMRMRRETGMYKYS
- the LOC123867272 gene encoding uncharacterized protein LOC123867272 isoform X3, which encodes MEALVMRVPAAAPPLAKSVSSGSLLLSAAHLARMNGRNIPQDEFAGYSNRTAYLGRKSTMSTMSNAVVSIPEETRDATDTFWTDVKRGSVEGQDAASVASSTHFTVVNGFTKHRPSKEPKSCCCNHSHQITVLVISMTILFSACILAAICFVEMRMRRETGMYKYS
- the LOC123867272 gene encoding uncharacterized protein LOC123867272 isoform X2, whose translation is MEALVMRVPAAAPPLAKVHQSVSSGSLLLSAAHLARMNGRNIPQDEFAGYSNRTAYLGRKSTMSTMSNAVVSIPEETRDATDTFWTDVKRGSVEGQDAASVASSTHFTVVNGFTKHRPSKEPKSCCCNHSHQITVLVISMTILFSACILAAICFVEMRMRRETGMYKYS